A single window of Leishmania panamensis strain MHOM/PA/94/PSC-1 chromosome 35 sequence DNA harbors:
- a CDS encoding hypothetical protein (TriTrypDB/GeneDB-style sysID: LpmP.35.6490), whose amino-acid sequence MKVSVFPPLFHGLPSLLPSCLQPPLPPMIITTHIPGNDFVMCEQIDSSHRERQPHPFHQLKCSRSIRNRAAVVYHLTCATLHIEVPQDVLFSASLSYALHISRMSAKCPTLGQLRSVSNETDIVAVEMLILEFVRPHVVLIEGCLRLELKRLVVHRPLPLKIRECVGRVAIALSDTLYAYHYCLFPEAAARACLLNACERLGIDVDSATLPDEFRTPQVAEIRAFFSDA is encoded by the coding sequence ATGAAAGTTTCagtcttccctcctcttttccatgGTTTACCTTCTCTATTACCCTCTTGTCttcagccccccctccccccaatgATTATAACTACTCATATCCCGGGGAATGACTTTGTAATGTGTGAACAGATTGATTCCTCGCATCGCGAGAGGCAACCACACCCATTTCATCAGCTGAAGTGCTCACGCAGCATAAGAAACCGCGCGGCTGTAGTTTATCACCTCACATGTGCAACGCTGCACATAGAAGTACCACAGGAtgtccttttctctgcctctttgtCCTACGCCCTTCACATTAGTCGAATGAGTGCTAAATGCCCCACTTTAGGTCAGCTGCGGTCGGTCTCAAATGAAACCGATATTGTCGCTGTCGAAATGCTTATCCTTGAGTTTGTTAGACCGCACGTCGTACTGATTGAAGGCTGTCTTCGACTGGAGCTTAAGAGACTTGTGGTGCATCGACCATTGCCTCTCAAGATTCGTGAATGCGTTGGGCGCGTCGCCATTGCACTGTCTGACACACTGTACGCTTACCACTACTGTTTGTTTCcggaagctgctgctcgggCGTGCTTGCTCAACGCCTGCGAGCGTCTGGGTATCGATGTGGACTCTGCAACTCTTCCCGACGAATTTAGGACGCCACAGGTGGCTGAAATACGCGCCTTTTTTTCTGACGCTTGA
- a CDS encoding hypothetical protein (TriTrypDB/GeneDB-style sysID: LpmP.35.6500) yields MKRGTCARSLVAVVTGIVTDSKRVFSSFSDGSDGFQWKQRYLQERRDTAMEFLSDLKKRVPIHDAIRQRAIINRSAIKEIHCAKIFEDLSSTDDIPADLNEGHSVIDELLDDLLLDECTADRLQHVDVGDVPLLEGELLGDDAAGEETIRRWLKLKRDTADYQSYASIPEGERSSWSAWYLRHIKPKDEN; encoded by the coding sequence ATGAAACGTGGCACTTGTGCCCGATCACTTGTGGCGGTCGTGACTGGAATTGTGACGGATTCAAAGCGAGTGTTTTCAAGCTTCTCAGACGGCTCGGATGGGTTTCAATGGAAGCAGAGGTACCTTCAGGAGCGCCGGGATACTGCGATGGAATTCCTCAGTGACTTAAAGAAGCGGGTTCCGATTCATGATGCCATTCGTCAGAGAGCCATCATCAACCGCAGTGCAATAAAAGAGATTCACTGCGCCAAAATTTTTGAAGATCTTAGCTCCACTGACGACATTCCTGCAGATTTGAATGAGGGTCACTCAGTGATAGATGAGCTGCTTGATGACCTGTTGTTAGATGAGTGCACAGCCGACCGATTGCAGCACGTGGATGTGGGTGATGTTCCTCTTCTAGAAGGTGAACTTCTAGGTGATGACGCCGCGGGCGAGGAGACGATTCGGCGCTGGCTGAAGCTAAAGCGTGACACTGCAGATTATCAGAGCTATGCTTCGATTCCTGAAGGGGAACGCTCCTCGTGGTCTGCGTGGTATCTGCGCCACATCAAGCCAAAGGATGAAAACTGA
- a CDS encoding hypothetical protein (TriTrypDB/GeneDB-style sysID: LpmP.35.6510) has product MMEGLSRFCSLRGAREVHRKRFAMPGVETLQVLHTVAVWQGTEASAVTQGSFDRPIPARVSGGSHVRGDSAHEAHGTGRPADDGGKHFKVAGQGGLTADRDSGQSTGRGQ; this is encoded by the coding sequence ATGATGGAAGGGCTTTCAAGGTTTTGCAGTCTCAGGGGGGCTAGAGAGGTGCATAGAAAACGCTTTGCTATGCCTGGAGTGGAAACCCTTCAAGTGCTTCACACCGTTGCAGTGTGGCAAGGCACTGAAGCATCTGCTGTAACGCAAGGTTCCTTTGACAGACCAATACCTGCAAGGGTGTCGGGGGGTAGCCACGTGCGGGGAGACAGCGCCCACGAAGCTCATGGCACCGGACGACCTGCGGATGATGGTGGAAAGCACTTCAAAGTGGCAGGACAAGGTGGTTTGACAGCTGACAGGGACAGTGGCCAGTCGACGGGCAGAGGCCAGTAG
- a CDS encoding poly(A)-specific ribonuclease PARN, putative (TriTrypDB/GeneDB-style sysID: LpmP.35.6520), with protein sequence MDITRFNQLVALPDFAREVEKCEFFAIDQEMTGVDVPGIPTQFGAPPEAVYHAKRIAVETYNAFQIGIALFRKTENNVYEVRPYNFYLLNDSGDLRLALPAVSFLAANRMNFQMWLTAGLPFCNAQEELDYEKQITTLFTDEVEQEISNDLVKAIDEWIPTASAPLVKELSCSLNLAQRLQAFLSHRYDSRIVINYDGKPYLAQKIKFTLTKLSKAEWISEKEKRRLRCERDRARQLGFRQFWKILLKSRKPIVGHNFMQDIMFMIHMHETPLPVDYLEFKKLLQHTLPTIYDTKTMATKLMGDNAFQVTHLESLYQECRRRAGLSTDEFTLQYRLPPGFYNYNDYAGKQQSKAHEAAYDAYMTGITFLLLHKLYPDAFSEVKNVISAFGSAYLFCIDEDDQVANNNTFILKCTVPCYTEEIEALFFASEDMTAQAAANEKVDIRKLSYQVSSVAASDRSKRCTTFCVRMKQRVGVNDLNSRLQSLRDKELSDSTNFNRLLLDCITLQKL encoded by the coding sequence ATGGATATTACAAGGTTCAACCAACTTGTGGCACTCCCTGACTTTGCACGTGAAGTGGAGAAGTGTGAGTTCTTCGCAATTGATCAGGAGATGACGGGCGTCGATGTACCTGGCATTCCCACACAGTTCGGTGCCCCACCAGAGGCAGTGTACCACGCAAAGCGCATCGCTGTAGAAACATACAACGCCTTTCAAATTGGCATCGCCCTCTTCAGGAAAACTGAGAATAACGTGTACGAGGTTCGTCCATACAACTTTTACCTGCTCAACGACAGTGGGGACCTGCGGCTCGCCCTCCCGGCGGTTTCCTTTCTGGCAGCAAACCGCATGAATTTTCAGATGTGGCTCACCGCCGGGCTACCCTTCTGCAACGCACAAGAAGAACTCGACTACGAGAAGCAAATAACGACTCTCTTCACCGACGAAGTCGAGCAGGAAATCAGCAATGATCTCGTCAAAGCAATTGACGAGTGGATCCCGACCGCCAGTGCGCCGTTAGTCAAAGAGCTGTCCTGCTCGTTAAATCTTGCACAGCGTCTCCAGGCCTTTCTAAGCCACCGCTACGATTCTCGTATCGTTATCAACTACGATGGAAAACCATATCTTGCGCAGAAAATAAAGTTCACTCTAACGAAGCTGAGCAAAGCCGAGTGGATcagcgaaaaggaaaaaaggcgCTTGCGATGTGAGCGTGACCGTGCACGTCAGCTCGGCTTTCGGCAGTTTTGGAAAATTCTTCTCAAGAGCAGGAAGCCGATTGTGGGTCACAATTTCATGCAAGATATAATGTTCATGATACACATGCACGAAACGCCCCTTCCAGTGGATTACCTCGAATTCAAGAAGCTTCTGCAGCATACGCTGCCTACTATCTATGATACGAAAACCATGGCCACCAAGTTGATGGGTGACAATGCATTCCAGGTCACGCACTTGGAGTCTTTGTATCAAGAGTGTCGCCGGCGAGCCGGTCTCTCGACCGATGAATTTACACTACAGTACCGATTGCCTCCTGGATTCTACAACTACAATGACTATGCAGGAAAGCAGCAAAGCAAGGCACATGAAGCAGCATACGATGCGTACATGACTGGAATTACATTCTTGCTGCTGCATAAACTTTACCCTGATGCTTTCTCTGAAGTGAAAAATGTCATTTCTGCTTTTGGAAGTGCTTACCTTTTCTGCATTGACGAAGATGACCAAGTtgccaacaacaacacatTCATTCTGAAGTGTACTGTTCCCTGCTACACTGAAGAGATCGAGGCACTCTTTTTTGCAAGCGAAGATATGACAgctcaagcagcagcaaatgAAAAAGTCGATATAAGAAAGCTTTCCTATCAAGTCAGCAGTGTTGCTGCAAGTGACCGCAGCAAAAGGTGTACAACTTTCTGTGTTCGGATGAAGCAGCGTGTGGGAGTCAACGATTTAAATAGTCGCCTACAGTCGCTCCGGGACAAGGAATTGTCTGACAGCACAAATTTTAACCGTCTGTTGCTAGATTGTATCACTTTACAAAAGCTCTAA
- a CDS encoding hypothetical protein (TriTrypDB/GeneDB-style sysID: LpmP.35.6530) — protein sequence MRRALLNSAREKRAVPHPRDRSVRQLEKKEKRAIRLDAQKTRLKTEKTLQLMRFFWFREQCITLGYTTAAVPDETVAQLVQLYVGRNKEEMSALQMQRNPPVGRIKALEATLQVEEDELNSAKGLRVPNMTDAHDVEILTEIWDGTQETVTVVPVTGFSMQHRTPPTKEALEELLQRLRPVAEIRKEAPVKLPKGVIKFHAAQPRNKVSVKKTEDTAVSVRLRVKAREEAKQQKRLTEQRRAAMARRRGVPTEDDAKVRGEPTWKE from the coding sequence ATGCGCCGTGCGTTGCTGAACTCGGCGCGCGAGAAGCGAGCGGTGCCCCACCCCCGCGACCGCtcggtgcggcagctggaaaagaaggagaagcgcgcaATCCGATTAGATGCGCAGAAGACCAGGCTCAAGACGGAGAAAACGCTACAGTTGATGCGGTTTTTCTGGTTCCGGGAGCAGTGCATTACCCTCGGctacaccaccgctgccgtcccGGACGAGACGGTCGCGCAGCTCGTGCAGCTATACGTGGGTCGCAACAAGGAGGAGATGTCGGCGCTGCAAATGCAGCGCAACCCACCGGTCGGCCGCATTAAGGCTCTTGAAGCAACCCTGCAagtcgaggaggatgagctgAATTCAGCGAAGGGACTCCGAGTGCCGAACATGACAGATGCCCATGACGTCGAGATATTGACAGAGATATGGGACGGGACGCAGGAGACCGTGACGGTGGTGCCAGTGACCGGCTTTTCGAtgcagcaccgcacgccACCGACGAAAGAGGCACTCGAGGAGCTGTTGCAGCGCCTGCGGCCGGTGGCGGAGATCCGCAAGGAGGCGCCCGTGAAGCTGCCGAAGGGAGTTATCAAGTTTCATGCCGCGCAGCCGCGCAACAAAGTGTCAGTCAAGAAGACGGAGGACACCGCCGTGAGTGTCAGGTTGCGCGTGAAAGCGCGCGAAGAGGCAAAGCAACAGAAGCGGCTCACGGAGCAACGCCGCGCTGCAATGGCGAGGCGTCGTGGTGTGCCTACGGAGGATGACGCCAAAGTGCGCGGAGAGCCGACGTGGAAAGAGTAG
- a CDS encoding GTPase activating protein, putative (TriTrypDB/GeneDB-style sysID: LpmP.35.6540), which produces MSSTTAHLQKITGLKEDRAKECFHAFGSYPAALASFAQSFSSIPIDFFEDAKVALTNTNKINDELRVIFRKARELKAKSGKSDAEVWKMFSAEKEALSVTATPTIQSSVLGEAPATQKSIFSSPSAANPLSTGSSAAFPSSFPTAAGAPVFGFGTSAPKSTPTIQSSVLGEAPATQKSIFSSPSAVTPSTAGASTFGFGAAASTKTTPTPSAKQVFGLGNVATTTPTSALGEAVPVSFGFGKTAETSVTTATGPAVSSFGSTVEAATADQASEKKPVKYCEPTHFTGPYFDMPLFWQLEVVERAPLLNLNNGFLEAHKEELRPRLEKWVAKAAFYRKPVQYVQIEDEDEDVVRVIIKDADRTFFHPDHRRKMVAFLNAMYHEFHAYGQAMSYLAGLCMLVLTEVETAAVIRFVATEYLKGHWAAEAVGFATSAWVVEYFMQKKQPEVAKHLAMLNFWPDTYLQKILTGLCIHVLQFNELFSFLDAFMQGGMRFLIRFCLAIVEHFRTELLAIKDSTEANELYELMRLDHRVADHEDVLAILQRAPSIDLGEDGDSIDLIRSQVYEKRIAPRLQRAPKTETFEPCEICDKKRPKWWNEGLGAVCDDCKAIHPGIEFEKY; this is translated from the coding sequence ATGTCGAGCACTACTGCTCACCTGCAGAAAATCACGGGGCTCAAGGAGGACCGCGCCAAGGAGTGCTTTCACGCCTTCGGTAGCTACCCCGCCGCCCTCGCGTCGTTCGCGCAGTCGTTTTCTTCCATTCCGATTGACTTCTTCGAGGATGCGAAGGTGGCCCTCACAAATACGAACAAGATCAACGATGAGCTGCGCGTCATTTTTCGCAAAGCGCGAGAGTTGAAGGCCAAGTCAGGCAAGTCGGACGCGGAAGTGTGGAAGATGTTTtcggcagagaaagaggcgctgTCAGTGACCGCGACGCCGACGATTCAGAGTTCAGTGCTGGGGGAGGCACCAGCAACGCAGAAGAGCATCTTCAGCTCTCCCTCTGCGGCCAATCCGTTGTCGACCGGCTCAAGCGCCGCGTTCCCTTCCAGCTTTCCCACTGCTGCCGGAGCCCCGGTGTTCGGGTTCGGGACATCTGCACCGAAGTCGACGCCGACGATTCAGAGTTCAGTGTTGGGGGAGGCACCAGCAACGCAGAAGAGCATCTTCAGCTCTCCCTCGGCGGTCACTCCGTCGACAGCCGGTGCAAGCACCTTCGGCTttggtgctgcagcttccaCAAAGACCACGCCAACGCCCAGCGCAAAGCAAGTGTTCGGCCTCGGCAACGTAGCCACGACAACCCCGACGTCCGCCCTTGGTGAGGCAGTACCGGTTTCGTTCGGCTTCGGCAAGACTGCTGAGACGAGCGTCACGACGGCTACAGGTCCGGCAGTGTCCAGCTTTGGCTCGACTGTCGAGGCAGCCACTGCCGACCAGGCGTCAGAGAAGAAGCCCGTGAAGTACTGTGAGCCGACACATTTCACCGGCCCCTACTTTGACATGCCCCTCTTCTGGCAGCTAGAGGTTGTGGAGcgggcgccgctgctgaacCTGAACAACGGATTTCTGGAGGCGCAcaaagaggagctgcggccgCGACTGGAAAAGTGGGTGGCGAAGGCCGCGTTCTACCGCAAGCCTGTGCAGTACGTGCAGATCGAAGACGAGGATGAGGATGTGGTGCGCGTCATTATCAAGGATGCAGACCGTACCTTCTTTCATCCAGACCACCGCCGTAAGATGGTGGCATTCCTGAACGCTATGTACCACGAGTTCCACGCGTACGGCCAGGCCATGAGCTACCTTGCTGGCTTGTGCATGCTTGTGCTGACCGAGGTCGAGACGGCGGCTGTGATCCGGTTTGTCGCGACGGAGTACCTGAAGGGACACtgggcagcggaggcggtgggctTCGCCACgagtgcgtgggtggtggAGTACTTTATGCAGAAAAAGCAGCCCGAGGTAGCGAAGCATCTGGCAATGCTCAATTTCTGGCCAGACACATATCTGCAGAAGATCTTGACAGGTTTGTGCATTCACGTGCTGCAGTTCAACGAACTCTTTAGCTTCTTGGATGCCTTTATGCAAGGAGGCATGCGGTTTCTCATCCGCTTCTGCCTCGCCATTGTCGAACACTTCCGCACCGAACTGCTCGCCATCAAGGACTCCACCGAGGCGAATGAGCTGTACGAGCTGATGCGACTGGATCACCGCGTCGCTGACCACGAGGATGTCCTCGCCATCCTTCAGCGGGCACCGTCCATTGACCTCGGCGAGGATGGGGACAGCATCGACCTCATCCGCAGCCAGGTCTACGAGAAGCGCATTGCTCCTCGCCTGCAGCGGGCGCCGAAGACAGAGACGTTTGAGCCGTGCGAAATCTGCGACAAGAAGCGACCGAAGTGGTGGAACGAAGGCCTCGGTGCGGTGTGTGATGACTGCAAGGCCATCCACCCAGGCATCGAGTTCGAAAAGTACTGA
- a CDS encoding hypothetical protein (TriTrypDB/GeneDB-style sysID: LpmP.35.6550) has product MSIREKTVYNALPKLPGFSFAELQHPVTHGRRQYCTIDDKGTRTVKDAAALDGSAIATASAPDGCGIPIRIILQHFPSWRTLDDKVLRFFAYYTEDVVASSIETWRVRKVKLHYFLADGSLGIVETPAVANSGLQKGTIVSRFRPDGVDVFRLCIGASIPCRGLVCKLVDCDAFTREFFEVMGMPQPEPLGYPQDDFEARAMCRPDKMDEQHIEMRRVIEVQAATRAGTHASLLTPAERAKARDFYEYDRNVLRFYAVWEKRKFRIYFYLADGSIAVLFDKAENDGRDPYPVFVRRRRIPKEARAVLLSSETLNRPQGPVPACLTAEDLRTGTSVDIFTRPFFIYDCDEHTRAYMEARNIPQPAVPAPPCEEDEITVGKRRPRLAKEARNAAGDSGKRFGASTMVFDDSAAGKDAVKMTRYAHDVFRFSAELAQSSEENEGRRFMICYYLADDTVSVYELPVRNSGHLGGKIFARRAVENVKDPTLLKVGTTIRLDGVDYLLKEMDERTKRCLEMGMPNMEEAYFRTQEILGIVASYLQQQFSRITDAFRHYASSSTQGLTRENVGEILSDAGVHATDAELTNVMERADGDKDGWVSLADFTEQLMQQQFISTFKPRESQREWGDIRNGVTVQRGPVQSAMMLAKKADAKAQADAALQRFLTLIEARRTFAIRSFRSASQSAYDGNLDMSEFQNCVKDRLKTPMTDDEIGALLYKFYYTPGLNDWTARRLPVQEIQRILLL; this is encoded by the coding sequence ATGAGCATCCGCGAGAAGACAGTGTACAATGCGCTACCCAAGCTTCCAGGTTTCTCGTtcgcagagctgcagcaccctgTAACGCATGGACGTCGACAGTACTGCACCATCGACGATAAAGGCACGCGGACCGTGaaggatgcggcggcgctcgacGGCTCCGCTATAGCCACTGCCTCGGCACCTGATGGGTGTGGTATCCCGATTCGCATCATTCTCCAGCACTTCCCATCGTGGCGAACGCTAGATGACAAGGtgctgcgcttcttcgcctaCTACACGGAAGATGTGGTGGCAAGCAGCATCGAGACATGGCGAGTGCGCAAGGTGAAGTTACACTATTTTCTTGCTGACGGATCGCTGGGCATTGTGGAgacgccggcggtggcaaaCAGCGGTCTGCAGAAGGGCACTATCGTGTCGCGCTTCAGACCAGACGGGGTGGATGTGTTCCGGCTCTGCATCGGTGCCTCCATTCCGTGCCGCGGGTTGGTATGCAAGCTTGTCGACTGCGACGCTTTTACGCGCGAGTTTTTCGAGGTCATGGGAATGCCACAACCCGAGCCGCTCGGGTACCCGCAAGACGACTTCGAGGCCCGTGCCATGTGCCGCCCCGACAAGATGGATGAGCAGCACATTGAAATGAGGCGCGTGATTGAGGTACAGGCGGCAACACGTGCGGGCACTCATGCCAGCCTCCTTACTCCTGCAGAGCGAGCAAAGGCACGCGACTTCTATGAATACGACCGCAACGTGCTGCGCTTCTACGCCGTctgggaaaagaggaagtTTCGCATCTACTTCTATCTGGCGGATGGCAGCATTGCCGTGCTCTTCGACAAGGCAGAGAACGATGGCCGCGACCCGTACCCGGTCttcgtgcgccgccgccgcatcccGAAAGAGGCGCGTGcggtgcttctctcctccgaAACGCTCAACCGCCCGCAGGGTCCAGTACCGGCGTGCCTTACAGCGGAGGATCTTCGCACCGGCACATCGGTGGACATCTTCACGAGGCCCTTCTTCATCTACGATTGCGACGAGCACACACGGGCGTACATGGAGGCGCGAAACATTCCCCAGCCGGCCGTCCCCGCGCCACCCTGCGAAGAAGACGAAATCACGGTGGGCAAGCGTCGACCACGGCTGGCCAAGGAGGCACGCAATGCTGCCGGTGACTCGGGCAAGCGCTTCGGTGCTTCGACGATGGTGTTTGACGATTCTGCTGCGGGAAAGGACGCGGTGAAGATGACCCGCTACGCGCACGATGTCTTCCGCTTCAGTGCCGAGCTGGCTCAGTCGTCGGAAGAGAACGAGGGACGTCGGTTCATGATCTGCTACTACCTCGCCGACGACACCGTATCCGTGTACGAGCTGCCGGTGCGCAACAGCGGCCACCTCGGTGGGAAGATTTTTGCGCGCCGTGCCGTGGAGAACGTGAAGGATCCCACGCTGCTGAAGGTGGGCACCACCATTCGCCTAGACGGCGTTGACTACCTCCTCAAAGAGATGGATGAGCGGACGAAGCGGTGCCTCGAGATGGGAATGCCTAACATGGAGGAGGCCTACTTTCGCACTCAGGAAATTCTCGGCATAGTGGCGTCgtacctgcagcagcagttttCCCGCATAACCGATGCCTTCCGTCACTACGCCTCATCGTCGACGCAAGGGCTGACGCGAGAGAACGTGGGCGAGATACTGAGTGACGCCGGCGTACATGCGACGGACGCGGAGCTGACCAACGTAATGGAGCGCGCCGACGGCGACAAGGATGGGTGGGTGTCACTAGCTGATTTCACGGAGCAActcatgcagcagcagtttaTTTCTACCTTCAAGCCGCGCGAGTCGCAGAGGGAGTGGGGCGACATCCGCAACGGCGTGACGGTGCAGCGCGGGCCAGTGCAGAGCGCAATGATGCTGGCAAAGAAGGCTGATGCCAAGGCGCAGGCGGACGCTGCCCTGCAGCGCTTCCTTACACTCATCGAGGCACGCCGCACGTTCGCCATCCGATCcttccgcagcgcctcccaGTCTGCGTATGACGGTAACCTGGACATGTCTGAGTTTCAGAACTGCGTGAAGGATCGCCTTAAGACACCTATGACAGACGACGAGATTGGGGCGCTGCTCTACAAGTTCTACTACACCCCAGGGCTGAACGACTGGACGGCAAGGCGACTTCCAGTGCAAGAGATTCAGCGTATTCTTCTCCTGTGA